From a region of the Sander lucioperca isolate FBNREF2018 chromosome 8, SLUC_FBN_1.2, whole genome shotgun sequence genome:
- the trim13 gene encoding tripartite motif-containing 13 isoform X3, translating to MIALHCASQQLDTMEQLEEELTCPICCGLFEDPRVLLCSHSFCKKCLEGLLEGNRGPAYRTPFKCPTCRKETPHNGANSLQINYSLRGIVEKYSKIRVMPKLSICKQHYGQPLNIFCATDLNLICGFCATTDDHKGHTFCSFEDAYEREKEAFEELLRGLESWQSADVLSCLETLQASKKKALQSVTKDAEKVTDYFDKLISTIECKKNEILSDFETLKLVVMQAYDPEIAKLSAAMEEHRRALSIAESFKSIADPLCFLQQMQEFREKLKVLKETPLPSRKDTDVGPLVRNFDVKKWDSLRLREVDKIAVPHESGSYRTGGSRMGVPRWIALFMGVLLPTLLLLQPHNLEAYVPSQIEPLLTAVSSHLTHTGSMPGHVTFTAQPF from the exons ATGATTGCGTTGCACTGTGCGTCTCAGCAGCTG GATACCATGGAGCAGCTAGAAGAGGAACTTACGTGCCCTATCTGCTGCGGTCTCTTCGAGGACCCGCGGGTTTTGCTGTGCTCACACAGCTTTTGCAAGAAGTGCTTGGAGGGACTCTTGGAGGGGAACCGAGGTCCAGCTTACAGGACACCTTTCAAATGCCCCACATGCCGCAAAGAGACCCCTCACAACGGCGCGAACAGCCTGCAGATCAACTACTCTCTACGCGGAATAGTGGAGAAGTACAGCAAAATAAGGGTTATGCCTAAGCTGTCAATCTGTAAACAACACTATGGCCAGCCTCTAAACATATTTTGCGCCACGGACTTAAATCTAATTTGTGGGTTTTGCGCAACAACAGATGACCACAAAGGGCATACATTCTGCTCCTTTGAGGATGCATATGAACGAGAGAAGGAGGCGTTTGAGGAGCTGCTTCGCGGGTTGGAGAGCTGGCAGAGCGCAGATGTCCTGTCCTGCCTGGAGACACTACAAGCCAGTAAGAAAAAGGCGCTTCAGTCAGTGACCAAGGACGCAGAGAAGGTAACAGACTATTTCGACAAACTCATCAGTACCATCGAATGCAAAAAGAATGAGATCCTCTCGGATTTTGAAACACTGAAGCTGGTGGTGATGCAAGCATACGACCCGGAGATTGCCAAACTGAGCGCAGCGATGGAGGAGCATAGACGTGCGCTCAGCATCGCTGAGTCTTTCAAGAGCATCGCCGACCCCCTGTGCTTTCTGCAGCAGATGCAGGAGTTTCGGGAGAAGTTGAAGGTGCTTAAGGAGACTCCACTGCCCTCTCGGAAAGACACGGACGTCGGTCCCCTTGTGCGCAATTTCGATGTTAAAAAGTGGGACTCACTGAGGCTCCGAGAAGTGGACAAGATCGCAGTCCCCCACGAGAGTGGCTCCTACCGAACGGGGGGTTCACGGATGGGGGTTCCAAGATGGATCGCCTTATTTATGGGTGTGTTACTGCCAACACTACTCCTGCTGCAGCCGCACAACCTTGAAGCCTACGTGCCCTCGCAGATTGAACCGCTTCTCACTGCCGTTTCCTCGCACCTTACTCACACTG GCAGCATGCCCGGACATGTCACCTTCACTGCTCAGCCTTTTTAA
- the trim13 gene encoding tripartite motif-containing 13 isoform X1 yields the protein MIALHCASQQLDTMEQLEEELTCPICCGLFEDPRVLLCSHSFCKKCLEGLLEGNRGPAYRTPFKCPTCRKETPHNGANSLQINYSLRGIVEKYSKIRVMPKLSICKQHYGQPLNIFCATDLNLICGFCATTDDHKGHTFCSFEDAYEREKEAFEELLRGLESWQSADVLSCLETLQASKKKALQSVTKDAEKVTDYFDKLISTIECKKNEILSDFETLKLVVMQAYDPEIAKLSAAMEEHRRALSIAESFKSIADPLCFLQQMQEFREKLKVLKETPLPSRKDTDVGPLVRNFDVKKWDSLRLREVDKIAVPHESGSYRTGGSRMGVPRWIALFMGVLLPTLLLLQPHNLEAYVPSQIEPLLTAVSSHLTHTGVYLREMTDMYTSLMGAGQECIANLIDSTVSFIGSFNY from the exons ATGATTGCGTTGCACTGTGCGTCTCAGCAGCTG GATACCATGGAGCAGCTAGAAGAGGAACTTACGTGCCCTATCTGCTGCGGTCTCTTCGAGGACCCGCGGGTTTTGCTGTGCTCACACAGCTTTTGCAAGAAGTGCTTGGAGGGACTCTTGGAGGGGAACCGAGGTCCAGCTTACAGGACACCTTTCAAATGCCCCACATGCCGCAAAGAGACCCCTCACAACGGCGCGAACAGCCTGCAGATCAACTACTCTCTACGCGGAATAGTGGAGAAGTACAGCAAAATAAGGGTTATGCCTAAGCTGTCAATCTGTAAACAACACTATGGCCAGCCTCTAAACATATTTTGCGCCACGGACTTAAATCTAATTTGTGGGTTTTGCGCAACAACAGATGACCACAAAGGGCATACATTCTGCTCCTTTGAGGATGCATATGAACGAGAGAAGGAGGCGTTTGAGGAGCTGCTTCGCGGGTTGGAGAGCTGGCAGAGCGCAGATGTCCTGTCCTGCCTGGAGACACTACAAGCCAGTAAGAAAAAGGCGCTTCAGTCAGTGACCAAGGACGCAGAGAAGGTAACAGACTATTTCGACAAACTCATCAGTACCATCGAATGCAAAAAGAATGAGATCCTCTCGGATTTTGAAACACTGAAGCTGGTGGTGATGCAAGCATACGACCCGGAGATTGCCAAACTGAGCGCAGCGATGGAGGAGCATAGACGTGCGCTCAGCATCGCTGAGTCTTTCAAGAGCATCGCCGACCCCCTGTGCTTTCTGCAGCAGATGCAGGAGTTTCGGGAGAAGTTGAAGGTGCTTAAGGAGACTCCACTGCCCTCTCGGAAAGACACGGACGTCGGTCCCCTTGTGCGCAATTTCGATGTTAAAAAGTGGGACTCACTGAGGCTCCGAGAAGTGGACAAGATCGCAGTCCCCCACGAGAGTGGCTCCTACCGAACGGGGGGTTCACGGATGGGGGTTCCAAGATGGATCGCCTTATTTATGGGTGTGTTACTGCCAACACTACTCCTGCTGCAGCCGCACAACCTTGAAGCCTACGTGCCCTCGCAGATTGAACCGCTTCTCACTGCCGTTTCCTCGCACCTTACTCACACTGGTGTGTACCTGCGGGAAATGACTGACATGTACACAAGTTTAATGGGTGCAGGTCAGGAATGTATTGCTAACTTAATTGACTCTACCGTCAGTTTTATTGGCAGTTTTAATTACTAG
- the trim13 gene encoding tripartite motif-containing 13 isoform X2, with translation MEQLEEELTCPICCGLFEDPRVLLCSHSFCKKCLEGLLEGNRGPAYRTPFKCPTCRKETPHNGANSLQINYSLRGIVEKYSKIRVMPKLSICKQHYGQPLNIFCATDLNLICGFCATTDDHKGHTFCSFEDAYEREKEAFEELLRGLESWQSADVLSCLETLQASKKKALQSVTKDAEKVTDYFDKLISTIECKKNEILSDFETLKLVVMQAYDPEIAKLSAAMEEHRRALSIAESFKSIADPLCFLQQMQEFREKLKVLKETPLPSRKDTDVGPLVRNFDVKKWDSLRLREVDKIAVPHESGSYRTGGSRMGVPRWIALFMGVLLPTLLLLQPHNLEAYVPSQIEPLLTAVSSHLTHTGVYLREMTDMYTSLMGAGQECIANLIDSTVSFIGSFNY, from the coding sequence ATGGAGCAGCTAGAAGAGGAACTTACGTGCCCTATCTGCTGCGGTCTCTTCGAGGACCCGCGGGTTTTGCTGTGCTCACACAGCTTTTGCAAGAAGTGCTTGGAGGGACTCTTGGAGGGGAACCGAGGTCCAGCTTACAGGACACCTTTCAAATGCCCCACATGCCGCAAAGAGACCCCTCACAACGGCGCGAACAGCCTGCAGATCAACTACTCTCTACGCGGAATAGTGGAGAAGTACAGCAAAATAAGGGTTATGCCTAAGCTGTCAATCTGTAAACAACACTATGGCCAGCCTCTAAACATATTTTGCGCCACGGACTTAAATCTAATTTGTGGGTTTTGCGCAACAACAGATGACCACAAAGGGCATACATTCTGCTCCTTTGAGGATGCATATGAACGAGAGAAGGAGGCGTTTGAGGAGCTGCTTCGCGGGTTGGAGAGCTGGCAGAGCGCAGATGTCCTGTCCTGCCTGGAGACACTACAAGCCAGTAAGAAAAAGGCGCTTCAGTCAGTGACCAAGGACGCAGAGAAGGTAACAGACTATTTCGACAAACTCATCAGTACCATCGAATGCAAAAAGAATGAGATCCTCTCGGATTTTGAAACACTGAAGCTGGTGGTGATGCAAGCATACGACCCGGAGATTGCCAAACTGAGCGCAGCGATGGAGGAGCATAGACGTGCGCTCAGCATCGCTGAGTCTTTCAAGAGCATCGCCGACCCCCTGTGCTTTCTGCAGCAGATGCAGGAGTTTCGGGAGAAGTTGAAGGTGCTTAAGGAGACTCCACTGCCCTCTCGGAAAGACACGGACGTCGGTCCCCTTGTGCGCAATTTCGATGTTAAAAAGTGGGACTCACTGAGGCTCCGAGAAGTGGACAAGATCGCAGTCCCCCACGAGAGTGGCTCCTACCGAACGGGGGGTTCACGGATGGGGGTTCCAAGATGGATCGCCTTATTTATGGGTGTGTTACTGCCAACACTACTCCTGCTGCAGCCGCACAACCTTGAAGCCTACGTGCCCTCGCAGATTGAACCGCTTCTCACTGCCGTTTCCTCGCACCTTACTCACACTGGTGTGTACCTGCGGGAAATGACTGACATGTACACAAGTTTAATGGGTGCAGGTCAGGAATGTATTGCTAACTTAATTGACTCTACCGTCAGTTTTATTGGCAGTTTTAATTACTAG
- the spryd7b gene encoding SPRY domain-containing protein 7b, with protein MAAMFTCCLGCCGDGGSGHIPLKEMPTVQLDTHHMGTDVVIVKSGRRICGTGGCLANAPLHQNKSYFEFKIQSTGVWGIGVATQKVNLNQVPMGRDTNSLVLRHDGSVYHNNEEKNRLPANSLPQEGDIVGITYDHVELNLYLNGKNMHCPASGIRGTVYPVVYVDDSAILDCQFSDFYHTAPQGFEKILFEQQIF; from the exons ATGGCTGCGATGTTTACGTGTTGTCTAGGCTGCTGCGGAGATGGCGGGTCGGGGCACATTCCCCTTAAAGAAATGCCTACTGTTCAGTTAGATACTCACCACATGG GCACAGATGTTGTCATTGTGAAGAGCGGCCGGAGGATATGTGGCACTGGAGGCTGTCTGGCAAACGCTCCTCTGCACCAGAACAAAAGTTATTTTGAGTTTAAGATCCAGTCCACTG GTGTGTGGGGAATAGGTGTGGCTACGCAGAAAGTGAATCTCAATCAAGTGCCTATGGGCAGAGACACAAACAGCCTAGTCTTGAGGCATGATGGGTCTGTGTACCACAATAACGAAGAGAAGAATCGCCTACCCGCAAACAGCCTTCCTCAGGAGGGTGACATTGTG GGCATCACATATGACCACGTGGAGCTGAATTTATATCTGAATGGAAAGAACATGCATTGTCCTGCCTCAGGGATCCGAGGCACTGTATACCCTGTTGTTTATG TGGATGACAGTGCCATCTTAGACTGCCAGTTTAGTGACTTCTATCACACAGCTCCACAAGGATTTGAGAAGATCCTCTTTGAGCAACAAATCTTCTAA